The sequence below is a genomic window from Cicer arietinum cultivar CDC Frontier isolate Library 1 chromosome 6, Cicar.CDCFrontier_v2.0, whole genome shotgun sequence.
ATATCGGAGagaaattaagtaaaaaaattattttcatattcaaccaaaataaataatcaaaactgcaattaaagtaaaaaaaaaataaagacagctgtttttatcaattaaaaaaaaaagtatagtgAAACCAAGAGTTTTTACTAGTTTTTGTTTTTCAGGTAATAGCTTCCTTCACGCACCAAACCATACCACACCACACCACACCACACCACAAACCCTAGACACAAAATTCTCAATAATTCTCTACTCATCCATCTTCCTTACATTAATCGGAATTAGGGTTTTACTCCTCATCCAATTCTTCCAATCTCATCTCGTAGCTATGGATGCTCAGAGAGCTCTCCTCGACGAACTCATGGGTTCAGGTACTACCTATTTTCCTCACTCAATTTTCATTCGATCTAATTtctaaattgaattatttgttttttttgaattattaagcTCGGAACTTGACGGAGGAAGAGAGAAGGGGTTACAAGGAAGTGAGTTGGGATGATAAAGAAGTTTGTGGATTCTATATGGTGCGGTTTTGTCCTCACGATCTCTTCGTCAATACGCGTAGTGATCTCGGTAACGTTTTCTTTATTTGCATTTGTTTTCTATCaattccttctttttctttagtTAATCATGAAATTTTAGTCACCTTTTGTGTCAATtcaacaaaacacaattataacaATCTTGCTACCTGTATTACTACTATTGCTATTACTTTCTGTAGCACCGGCACTTCTTATTGAATGTGTGTCCTTGTGTCCGGCATCGACATGATACCAACACATTGATTACatccaattaattcattttctcaattATTGGCGTCAATGTGGCAATGTCGTGTTTGATGTCCGTGGCAGTTTCCGTGCTTCCTAGCTATTACTTCAAATTAGTGATGCAGTCATTGTTGGAGGCAACAGTCATTGCAATTGTGGCCATTATAGACGTTGCTATGAATATTGCAGCAATTGCGGTGCAAATTCATGTTAAGTTTGAATTGGATCTTGATCCCGGCCCCAAATCCTGCCTTTTCATTACCAGTTCACTATTATCTGAAAATTTCTCCAACCAAAATAATCCTCTCTGAATCTACTAAATGAGAGTGAGGAAGAATGACAAGCAATTATTATGAGGACTTTGAAGTCTATTGCATCCTGTAAATTTTGAAAACACCGCAAATGTTGTGTGGTGCGGGATGCAGTAACTGCAATATTGCATTCAGAGTCTGCAATTTGAAACTATAGTTGTGCATGTCAATTCAACTACAGTGTCATTTCCAAGTATAGATTGTTATCCTCTTGGAACCAAAAGGTAAAGAAGTAACAAATTCATTTCAAAGtgtgtaattattattattattagtgatGCTAGTTGATGAAATCATAATAAACTTGCACAGAGGAAGGTTCAATGATTCTCTTGTGGAATTTCCTCTTCAACTCTATAGCTCTTATTCACTGTGGTAGCTTTGGCTGgagttgttattttttaattttgtgtttAAATTGATGCAGGACCATGTCCAAAAATACATGACCCGAAGTTAAAAGAAAGgtgaatatattttattcatattattttttttttttgttattcatCAGTTTACGATTTCTCATGGTGGGCTTTGGTGCTTGTATATTCTTGCTGCAATTATTCCTGAATACTGTGTGAAAACTAATATGTCTCTGCCTTTTAGACATGTCTGCATGAaactgtatttttattttttaattgttgactGAGCCACTGAGGCTTCACATGTGCGTCTATTACAACAATGCTGATAGTGTTGATCTTATATCTATGTGATTAAGCAAGTTTAGTGTTTGTGGTTCTTTTAGATAGCACTGTAAGTAAACCCTAGTTCTTTTATTAACCCTTTTGAGTGTATGCTTCCACTTACCATattcaatatcaatttcatGACTTGTGGTTCAATTGGGGCTAATGGTCATTGATTCAATTATCAATTAAGCTGCACCATACCAATGTTGTTTCCCTTTACAAGTTTCCCATCCTGTGAAGATTTTACTGTCATAAAATGTACATTTGATAACATACGTCTAATGATCACTTGGTCGGTGTAGCACCTACAGTGTCCTCCCTGCACATCATTACTCTTTTGTGCACACTCATATAagttcattcattttttttataggcaAATGTTAGTAGTTAGTTACGTTAACATTTTTACACCTTCTCTAGGGTTTGAACCTTGTTCTTTTGACTCATTCACTCAAACAAGTTGAGCTACCCAACCCCCCCACGTTCATTTGTAATATGCCAataaatgaaaacataaatgcCAGTGAATTGTTATTAGATTTCACATTATTGTGTAGTTGAGTTTCATATTTAATCAGTTTTCTGTGCTTGTGACCTCAGTTTTGAGAAATCTCCAAGACATGATGCGTACGTACCCAAATTTGAAGCTGAACTTGCTCAATTTTGTGAGAAATTGGTAGGTTACATATCTGTTTGCTTCCTtacttaaatttaattcaatcagcctttgtttatttgttgattttcttcatattttatggtAATAATCACAGGTGATGGACTTGGATAGAAGAGTAAAACGTGGACGAGAACGTCTTAATCAAGAGGTAGAGCTACCGCCGCCGCCACCACTGACAGCTGAAAAATCTGAACAGCTGTCTGTGCTGGAGGAGAAAATAAAGAACCTTCTGGAACAAGTTGAATCTCTTGGTGAAGCTGGGAAGGTTGATGAAGCTGAGGCTCTTATGAGAAAGGTTCTTAAGATGATGCTGCACCTTTCTTCCCTCACATATACTATAGTTGATTTATTAAGTTTCTATGACCCCAATTATAGAAATGAACTTGTGAAGATTTTCCTTTGGAAGGTCTGAGACTGAGATTCatgtgaatttattttttgggcctatttttttctttcaggtGGAGACACTTAATACAGAGAAGGCAGCCTTAACACAACCTCAAAATGATAAAGTATTAATGCTTCAGGAGAAGAAGATGGCACTCTGCGAGGTATGTGGATCTTTTCTGGTGGCAAATGATGCTGCAGAAAGAACTCAGTCTCATGTCGCAGGAAAGCAGCATGTTGGCTATGGCATGGTTCGTGACTTCATAAATGAATACAAGGTGAGCTTTATCCTAAactaatttatacattaattttataaaatattttttgtaattaattagtAATGTATTTCAGGCTGCTAAGGAGAAGGCTATTGAAGAAGAAAGATTGGCTCGGGATAGAGACACAGAAGAGGGAAGAAAACAGAGGGAGAAGGATGATGGGCGAAAGAGACGCAGTGATTCAAGTGATAGGGAGAAATATCGTGATAAAGATCGTGATAGGGAACGTGATAGGTACAGAGGTAGAGACTCTGATCGTGAAAGATCTCGGGAGTATGAAGTTAGAGGTAATCGAGATCGAGTAAGGGGGATGGATTCTAGGTTGAGGAATGGAAAAAATGGAGGCAGAGACAGGTACCGCAATCGGAGCAGATCATATTCCCCTGTTAGGCATAACCACAGAAGGTCTTAAAGTCCAGTTTGCTCCAAATAGTGAAATTTCTTTATAGATAtcagaatttaaatttaaaagaggTAGACCTTAATATCCCAAGACTTACATAAATATGTGCTTTTAGAGTCTTGAGTTTTCTCATTATCTAGGGTGAATTTACCCTTTTCTCATCTCAGAGCTTTGTTGAGACTATACAATCTCCCTTTCATCAATATTATTAACGGAGAAAAGGGTTGAGGTAGGTATTTCCCTGTTGTAACTTTTCTCAAATTGTTTTGCGTcttgatttgaagttatttattattataattcatcTCAAAATTGTGTAGTCTTTCTTTACCTGCATTTTCTGGATATCGTTTGATTGAGTAAAGATGTCAGACACAAAATTACATGAGTGATTGTCATTGCTGCAAAAGGGGATGGTTTACTCTTTTTTTGAGGTAACATGTGAAACTTATTACCCTGAGACAAATAGATTGATATTTGTTTGCCCTTTTCTTGTCTGTTTCATTACTTTTGTTTCTTAAGTTGATATATAAACCAGCACAGGTTTATAAATGCTGCTTATTCTGACATGCATTTGACATTGAACTACACTGAAGGCACCAGTTTAGAAGATATAGGTAAACTTACTGAATTTGTTGTTAGAAATTTCCCAAATCCATTcgtatttataatataatggGTTGATATTTTAGATATGGGTTTCCGTTGGGGGAAATATGAGTGCATGTTGTCCACCCCTGACTAACAAGTAAGCAGTTTTACTTGAGTTTGTACAATTGGGATTGGTTTGGAATGCTGACTACAGAATGGTCAATTACATCATCTACGAAAATGGAACTTGATTTACAAAATGCTATTTGAATTGAAAATTCGTAGTACTAGCAAATACAGGTATTTGGCTGTTTGCCAAGTTATTCTATAGCAGAAATAGTCATTTGCTTGAAAAAATGTCATTGAACTGCGTCTTGGGATGcttctttttgttttgtgaacaaatcagttATTGTCTGGACGAGGAGGTAATTGGCTCTGATATTTGTTAAAGAGTGTTAAATTTGTTGTTCAGGAACACAAATGTCATTGTGATATTTAATGGCTAGATAGCGCTTCTGGACATGCCATTTGCAGGAAGATAACCGCCTCTTGATGGGAGAAACGACACAATGAAAACTTGGTGTGTTTGGATAACCTTAAAATTACGGTGAAAAATCATGGTGAGTCAAAAGCTACACATTGTAGCTGTAGCTTTTAAAATTCACTGAGATACACTCCAAACTCAATGTGAGATACACATTGTAGCTGTAGCTTTTAAAAATCACCGAGATACACTCCACCACTAAACAATGTTACATTAGTCAACTGGCAGTCAAACTTTTGGTAAATCTTAGTAGTGGTCATATGTTCTCGGAAATTCAGTCATAATGATTGTAAATGCAGCAGTGGTCATATGTTCTCGAAAATAAAAATGAGCGGATTTGAAATGGTAACCTGTCGATTTCCTTTTCTTGTTGTTGTCAAGTTTCCTCCTTTGGTGTTTGAGCCCTTATATTTTAAGGGAGTTAATAAGTAAAGGCGTATCTGAAACGACGGTTAAATTGGatatttgaattttgtaaattgataaatatatttgaaatttttcaaataacgatcaaattaattttttgacaaattttttgctgttagatattttaaatattaatta
It includes:
- the LOC101500137 gene encoding uncharacterized protein — protein: MDAQRALLDELMGSARNLTEEERRGYKEVSWDDKEVCGFYMVRFCPHDLFVNTRSDLGPCPKIHDPKLKESFEKSPRHDAYVPKFEAELAQFCEKLVMDLDRRVKRGRERLNQEVELPPPPPLTAEKSEQLSVLEEKIKNLLEQVESLGEAGKVDEAEALMRKVETLNTEKAALTQPQNDKVLMLQEKKMALCEVCGSFLVANDAAERTQSHVAGKQHVGYGMVRDFINEYKAAKEKAIEEERLARDRDTEEGRKQREKDDGRKRRSDSSDREKYRDKDRDRERDRYRGRDSDRERSREYEVRGNRDRVRGMDSRLRNGKNGGRDRYRNRSRSYSPVRHNHRRS